In Oryza glaberrima chromosome 8, OglaRS2, whole genome shotgun sequence, the following are encoded in one genomic region:
- the LOC127781314 gene encoding oxysterol-binding protein-related protein 4B-like isoform X2: MVESGSEAAAATAAAVLTAPLSLEGGLAAELRPANLVQRVLSLFRNVRPGSDLSHFQLPATFNLPKSQLQLYGEGVYCVGKDYLRRCAKGSDAVERFAAVVGWSISTTRPPIFGFAPYNPVLGETHHVSSGSLHVLLEQVSHRPPVSALHATDDDGEIELVWCQNPIPKFHGTSVEATVKGMRHVKLLKFSENYEIDCPNLLIRLLPAPSVEWSGTVRIVCKESELEAELIYYRSNAFLGLGGDPRCVKGKIFSSRSGEIICEIDGHWDRIVSAKDAKTGKVSVLYDAESAIADLKTPVVRNQEGVSPSESVVVWGEVSDAILKKDWERSSQAKRRVEDTARRLDRERNDKGEVWIPKHFSLSQDKKGSWECSPLEKSVPPAPIIVPS; the protein is encoded by the exons ATG GTTGAGTcggggagcgaggcggcggcggcgacggcggcggcggtgctgacGGCGCCGCTGTCCCTGGagggcggcctcgcggcggagctccggcCGGCGAACCTCGTGCAGCGCGTGCTCAGCCTCTTCCGCAACGTCCGACCCGGCTCCGATCTCTCTCACTTTCAG CTGCCTGCTACGTTCAACCTGCCGAAGTCGCAGCTCCAGTTATACGGCGAGGGAGTGTACTGCGTCGGAAAAGACTACCTGCGGCGGTGCGCGAAGGGGAGCGACGCCGTCGAGCGGTTCGCGGCGGTCGTCGGCTGGAGCATCTCGACGACGAGGCCTCCCATCTTCGGCTTCGCGCCGTACAACCCCGTTCTTGGAGAGACCCACCATGTCTCCAGCGGATCACTCCATGTTCTTCTCGAGCAG GTGTCTCATCGTCCTCCGGTCTCTGCACTGCATGCCACTGACGATGACGGTGAGATCGAGCTCGTCTGGTGCCAAAACCCAATCCCGAAATTCCACG GCACAAGCGTGGAAGCGACAGTGAAAGGCATGAGGCACGTCAAGCTTCTGAAATTCAGCGAGAATTACGAGATCGACTGCCCAAACCTGCTCATCAGGTTGCTGCCTGCTCCATCAGTGGAGTGGTCTGGGACAGTCAGGATCGTCTGCAAGGAGTCCGAGCTCGAAGCAGAGTTGATCTACTACAGGAGCAACGCTTTCCTGGGACTAGGTGGCGATCCAAGATGTGTTAAGGGTAAGATATTCAGCTCAAGATCAGGAGAGATCATCTGCGAGATTGATGGACATTGGGATCGGATCGTGTCGGCGAAGGATGCGAAGACCGGGAAGGTGTCGGTTCTGTACGATGCTGAATCCGCCATTGCTGACCTCAAGACACCTGTGGTCAGAAACCAAGAG GGCGTGTCACCTTCAGAATCTGTGGTGGTTTGGGGCGAGGTGAGCGATGCCATCCTGAAGAAAGACTGGGAGAGATCTAGTCAGGCGAAGCGACGAGTGGAGGACACGGCGAGGAGGCTAGACAGAGAGAGGAACGACAAGGGAGAGGTCTGGATTCCCAAGCATTTCTCGCTGTCTCAGGACAAGAAAGGCAGCTGGGAATGCTCGCCGCTGGAGAAATCTGTGCCTCCAGCTCCGATCATTGTCCCCTCATGA
- the LOC127781678 gene encoding uncharacterized protein LOC127781678, giving the protein MAEEGEERRRFSNLRGVRWRVDLGILPASPGASVDEHRRAAADSRRRYVSLRRRLLVDPHVPKEEGRSSNLIVDNPLSQNPDSSWGRFFRGAELEKTVDQDLSRLYPEDGSYFQTPTCQAMLRRILLMWCLQHPEYGYRQGMHELLAPLVYVLQVDIDKLSQVRKLHEDCFNDDFDGVPFPDTDMVFSYKPRKDPKWSFGADNQNDSERSSKSNTLDELDPDTKEIILLSDAYGAEGELGIVLSERFMEHDAYSMFDGLMDGGSGVVRMAEFFSPSSVGSSSNLPPVIEASSALFHLLSIVEPTLHNHFIELKVEPQWFALRWLRVLFGREFCLNDLLVVWDKVFACSNNMLLSSDEEYNFRILCSDRGAFIAAMAVSMLLHIRSSLLATELDVFCLQRLLNFPTNIDVQKLIEKANSLQSIAIDANTSSSSFLLKRDSYEFDRVHSNLSSSTPPRTPLHPVSESYWEEKWRNVHKDGTTPKEVERGNSFSKQLKKSLTQKLGLSRTESDPSPVKVLSVSSNDTRNSVRRCLLNTLSDDLDRSNELAGKTQEDEFPIISVHREHPLSSAEPSKLKAAGENVNVSASCVAKLSPLKKSVVEPANENATQGTKCVPEACSSGENSPVFYAARASAGNEPLNGQDTDSESSSVTSNSFAGDHDRDEILKDEPSSSNDDNKTIQDSEAASSDKSPDRNGTSERAVVSNERKPFISKFQWLLKLGRPSVEGNMEKSSGETSADKQDGDTSCSPSDGNSNNSRGSVKLASGDKKVMGSLKNLGQNMLENIQVIESAFQQDRGQPGPVENFSNNILGGKGQVTAMAALTELRKISNLLSEM; this is encoded by the exons atggcggaggagggggaggagaggcggcggttCTCGAATCTTCGCGGCGTCCGGTGGCGGGTCGATCTCGGCATCCTGCCGGCTTCGCCGGGGGCGTCGGTGGAcgagcaccgccgcgccgccgccgattcgcGGAGGAG ATATGTTAGTTTGAGACGACGTCTTCTGGTAGACCCTCATGTTCCGAAGGAGGAGGGCAGATCATCAAACCTCATTGTCGACAACCCGCTATCTCAGAACCCTG ATAGTAGCTGGGGTCGGTTTTTCAGAGGCGCGGAGTTGGAAAAAACCGTAGATCAAGATTTGTCTCGTTTATATCCTGAAGATGGAAGTTACTTTCAAACGCCTACTTGTCAGGCCATGCTGCGTCGAATACTATTGATGTGGTGCCTTCAGCACCCAGAATATGGATACCGCCAAG GAATGCATGAGCTATTGGCCCCTCTAGTGTATGTTCTTCAAGTTGACATTGACAAACTATCTCAAGTACGAAAATTGCATGAAGATTGCTTCAATGATGATTTTGATGGAGTTCCTTTCCCAGATACCGATATGGTTTTCAGCTATAAACCTAGAAAGGACCCAAAATGGAGTTTTGGAGCTGACAATCAGAATGATTCTGAACGATCTTCCAAAAGTAACACTCTTGATGAGCTTGATCCGGACacaaaagaaataattttacTTAGTGATGCATATGGCGCGGAAGGCGAACTAGGCATTGTTTTGTCAGAAAGGTTTATGGAACATGATGCCTATTCTATGTTTGATGGTTTGATGGATGGAGGTAGCGGAGTGGTACGCATGGCAGAGTTTTTCTCCCCATCCTCTGTTGGATCTAGCTCAAATCTACCACCTGTTATTGAAGCCTCATCAGCATTATTTCATTTGCTCTCAATTGTTGAGCCAACCCTCCATAATCATTTCATTGAGTTGAAAGTGGAACCACAGTGGTTCGCACTTCGTTGGTTGCGAGTCTTGTTTGGACGAGAATTCTGCCTCAATGATCTTTTGGTAGTATGGGACAAAGTTTTTGCTTGTTCAAACAATATGCTGCTAAGTAGTGATGAGGAATATAACTTTCGTATCTTGTGTTCAGATAGAGGAGCATTTATTGCAGCCATGGCAGTTTCTATGCTTCTTCATATTAGGTCGTCTTTGTTGGCTACTGAACTTGATGTCTTCTGTCTTCAGAGATTATTAAATTTTCCAACGAATATTGATGTGCAGAAGCTAATTGAGAAAGCCAACTCCCTACAGTCTATTGCAATTGATGCGAACACTTCATCCTCATCTTTCCTTTTAAAGAGGGATAGCTATGAGTTTGACAGAGTTCACAGCAATCTCTCTTCTTCAACTCCTCCGAGAACTCCATTGCATCCTGTTTCTGAGAGTTACTGGGAAGAGAAGTGGAGGAATGTGCACAAGGACGGAACAACCCCCAAGGAGGTTGAGAGGGGCAATTCTTTTAGTAAACAATTAAAGAAATCTTTGACCCAGAAGCTTGGTTTATCTAGGACAGAGTCAGATCCTTCTCCAGTGAAGGTCCTCAGTGTGAGTAGTAATGATACTCGGAATTCAGTAAGACGTTGCCTTCTGAATACTTTATCAGATGATTTGGATCGTTCTAATGAACTTGCCGGGAAAACTCAGGAAGACGAATTCCCTATCATCTCAGTTCACAGGGAGCATCCTCTGAGCTCTGCAGAGCCTTCCAAGTTAAAGGCAGCTGGTGAAAATGTAAATGTGAGCGCATCATGTGTGGCAAAACTCAGCCCTCTAAAAAAATCTGTGGTTGAGCCAGCTAATGAGAACGCAACACAGGGGACAAAGTGTGTACCAGAAGCTTGTTCCAGCGGTGAGAACTCTCCAGTGTTCTATGCAGCCAGAGCCAGTGCTGGTAATGAACCTTTGAATGGCCAGGACACGGATTCTGAGAGTAGCAGTGTTACCTCAAATTCCTTTGCTGGTGACCATGATAGGGATGAAATTCTGAAAGATGAGCCATCCAGCTCTAATGATGATAACAAAACCATCCAAGATTCAGAAGCAGCATCTTCTGATAAAAGTCCAGACCGAAATGGAACCTCTGAGAGGGCTGTCGTTTCTAATGAAAGAAAGCCATTCATTAGTAAATTCCAGTGGCTCTTGAAGTTGGGAAGACCTTCGGTTGAAGGCAACATGGAGAAGAGTAGTGGAGAGACATCAGCTGATAAACAAGACGGGGACACATCCTGTTCTCCTTCTGATGGGAATTCAAATAACTCCCGTGGTAGCGTAAAGTTGGCTTCTGGTGATAAAAAGGTCATGGGCAGCCTAAAGAATCTTGGACAAAACATGCTTGAAAATATCCAG GTGATTGAGTCGGCATTTCAGCAAGACCGTGGTCAGCCTGGCCCTGTGGAGAACTTCTCAAACAACATTCTTGGAGGCAAAGGACAGGTCACTGCAATGGCTGCTCTGACGGAGCTTCGCAAGATCAGCAATCTGCTGAGCGAGATGTAA
- the LOC127782931 gene encoding uncharacterized protein LOC127782931, producing MVFRSVEQISSHFCEIVRLELYSELNEKIDIVPSSKVVFAQMPLSTHDYTLKYYLEPNYPPLLFFLPPTPLALAGGNNATIGSGVGRMATATSASASSAAAFGAKTPRLGPSSSPISTFARPPLAPRPPAGSTPASTSTARAGVRAPRAVAAGDDVVAAPRLLRLALLLGILLSLAVPLRLLGLRLVPVALPLPLLLVVVVPFTEPLPTRCQGQVTSPASPPPPRYHLLVLRN from the coding sequence ATGGTTTTTCGAAGCGTGGAGCAAATATCTAGCCATTTTTGTGAAATTGTTAGGCTGGAGCTCTATAGTGAATTGAACGAGAAAATTGACATTGTGCCATCGTCAAAAGTGGTTTTCGCCCAAATGCCACTATCAACACATGATTACACGCTAAAATACTATCTAGAACCAAATtaccctcctctcctcttcttcctccctccaacACCATTagctctcgccggcggcaacaATGCCACCATCGGCAGCGGCGTGGGCAGGATGGCAACGGCCACAtccgcctctgcctcctccgccgcggcgttcGGCGCCAAAACCCCACGCCTGGGCCCGAGCTCAAGCCCCATATCCACATTCGCGAGGCCTCCTCTCGCGCCTCGGCCGCCGGCAGGCTCCACGCCAGCCTCCACCTCGACGGCGCGAGCGGGAGTGCGAGCGCCACGGGCAGTAGCAGCCGGAGACGATGTCGTAGCCGCGCCGCGGCTGCTCCGCCTCGCACTCCTCCTCGGGATCCTCCTCTCGCTCGCAGTCCCGCTTCGTCTCCTCGGGCTCCGGCTCGTCCCGGTCGCGCTCCCACTCCCACtccttctcgtcgtcgtcgtccccttcACGGAGCCGCTCCCCACCCGCTGCCAAGGCCAGGTGACATCCCCCGcctctcccccacccccacGATACCATCTGCTTGTCCTGCGCAATTGA
- the LOC127781112 gene encoding 30S ribosomal protein S16-2, chloroplastic/mitochondrial, translating into MVVRIRLARFGCRNRPFYRLMAADSRSPRDGKHLEVLGYYDPLPGKDGGKRMGLKFDRVKYWLSVGAQPSDPVERILYRAGILPPPPMLAMAHKGGPRDRRPIDPMTGRPLDLEGVTVVDDSHTPKSGDGAPNEETA; encoded by the exons ATGGTGGTCCGGATCAGGCTGGCGCGGTTCGGCTGCCGGAACAGGCCCTTCTACCGGCTCATGGCCGCCGACAGCCGCTCCCCGCGCGATGGCAAGCACCTCGAGGTCCTCGGCTACTACGACCCGCTCCCCG GGAAGGATGGTGGCAAGAGAATGGGGTTAAAATTCGACCGGGTGAA GTATTGGCTATCAGTTGGAGCACAGCCATCGGATCCTGTGGAGCGCATCCTCTACCGTGCTGGAATTCTACCTCCACCTCCAATGCTAGCTATGGCCCACAAGGGTGGGCCTCGCGACAGACGTCCTATTGATCCCATGACTGGGCGCCCCTTAGACCTTGAAGGTGTCACAGTTGTTGATGATTCTCATACTCCCAAGAGTGGTGATGGAGCACCTAACGAGGAGACAGCATAG
- the LOC127781111 gene encoding pathogenesis-related thaumatin-like protein 3.5, producing MEAPRSWRAPACVIFVLALVAQWWSSSTAASCSFTISNHCAQTIWPATLAGAGTPQLATTGFRLDPGQSVQVPAPAGWSGRIWARTGCDFSGAGGAAAAAAAGAAACQTGDCGGRLECGGTGATPPATLFEVTLGKGGGGAGAGDLDYYDVSLVDGYNLPVVAVPQAGGATGGGGGCATTGCTADLNRSCPKELQVDGVDGGGGSGTVACRSACEAFGEEEYCCSGAYATPATCRPTAYSAIFKTACPRAYSYAYDDGTSTFTCSAAAYTIAFCLPPTGSNTSGVTPLISSPSPANGQNGAGGSTPPPAGNNGAGISSYQPPPTEDINGAGSADQPAWMTMPSSASKRMMPSSSAASTRHNQLWSLLLLLPALLLFHFKQELL from the exons ATGGAAGCACCAAGAAGTTGGAGAGCTCCAGCGTGTGTGATCTTTGTGCTCGCACTAGTGGCGCAGTGGTGGAGCTCGTCAACGGCGGCGAGCTGCAGCTTCACGATATCCAACCACTGCGCCCAGACGATATGGCCGGCGACgctggccggcgccggcacgcCGCAGCTGGCCACGACGGGGTTCAGGCTCGACCCGGGGCAGAGCGTGCAggtcccggcgccggcggggtggTCCGGCCGGATATGGGCGCGCACCGGATGCgacttctccggcgccggcggcgccgccgccgccgccgccgctggcgcggCCGCGTGCCAGaccggcgactgcggcggccgCTTGGAGTGCGGCGGCAcgggcgccacgccgccggcgacgctgtTCGAGGTCACGCtggggaagggcggcggcggcgccggcgccggtgacctGGACTACTACGACGTGAGCCTCGTCGACGGCTACAacctccccgtcgtcgccgtcccgcaggccggcggcgccaccggcggcggcggcggctgcgccaccACCGGCTGCACGGCCGACCTCAACCGCT CGTGTCCGAAGGAGTTGCAGgtggacggcgtcgacggcggcggcggcagcgggacggTGGCGTGCCGGAGCGCGTGCGAGGCGTTCGGGGAGGAGGAGTACTGCTGCAGCGGCGCGtacgcgacgccggcgacgtgccGGCCGACGGCGTACTCGGCCATCTTCAAGACGGCGTGCCCGCGCGCCTACAGCTACGCCTACGACGACGGCACGAGCACCTTCacctgcagcgccgccgcctacaCCATCGCCTTCTGCCTCCCTCCCACCGG GTCGAACACCTCCGGTGTCACTCCGCTGattagctcgccgtcgccggccaatGGCCAGAACGGCGCCGGAGGCAGCACACCTCCTCCGGCTGGCAACAATGGCGCCGGGATAAGCAGCTACCAGCCGCCTCCGACGGAGGACATCAATGGTGCCGGGAGCGCCGATCAGCCGGCGTGGATGACGAtgccgtcgtcggcgagcaAGCGGATGATGccgtcatcgtcggcggcgagcacgcggCACAACCAGCTGTggtctctgctgctgctgctacctgcATTGCTCTTGTTCCATTTCAAGCAAGAGTTATTGTAG
- the LOC127781314 gene encoding oxysterol-binding protein-related protein 4B-like isoform X1, whose translation MLMQVESGSEAAAATAAAVLTAPLSLEGGLAAELRPANLVQRVLSLFRNVRPGSDLSHFQLPATFNLPKSQLQLYGEGVYCVGKDYLRRCAKGSDAVERFAAVVGWSISTTRPPIFGFAPYNPVLGETHHVSSGSLHVLLEQVSHRPPVSALHATDDDGEIELVWCQNPIPKFHGTSVEATVKGMRHVKLLKFSENYEIDCPNLLIRLLPAPSVEWSGTVRIVCKESELEAELIYYRSNAFLGLGGDPRCVKGKIFSSRSGEIICEIDGHWDRIVSAKDAKTGKVSVLYDAESAIADLKTPVVRNQEGVSPSESVVVWGEVSDAILKKDWERSSQAKRRVEDTARRLDRERNDKGEVWIPKHFSLSQDKKGSWECSPLEKSVPPAPIIVPS comes from the exons ATGCTGATGCAGGTTGAGTcggggagcgaggcggcggcggcgacggcggcggcggtgctgacGGCGCCGCTGTCCCTGGagggcggcctcgcggcggagctccggcCGGCGAACCTCGTGCAGCGCGTGCTCAGCCTCTTCCGCAACGTCCGACCCGGCTCCGATCTCTCTCACTTTCAG CTGCCTGCTACGTTCAACCTGCCGAAGTCGCAGCTCCAGTTATACGGCGAGGGAGTGTACTGCGTCGGAAAAGACTACCTGCGGCGGTGCGCGAAGGGGAGCGACGCCGTCGAGCGGTTCGCGGCGGTCGTCGGCTGGAGCATCTCGACGACGAGGCCTCCCATCTTCGGCTTCGCGCCGTACAACCCCGTTCTTGGAGAGACCCACCATGTCTCCAGCGGATCACTCCATGTTCTTCTCGAGCAG GTGTCTCATCGTCCTCCGGTCTCTGCACTGCATGCCACTGACGATGACGGTGAGATCGAGCTCGTCTGGTGCCAAAACCCAATCCCGAAATTCCACG GCACAAGCGTGGAAGCGACAGTGAAAGGCATGAGGCACGTCAAGCTTCTGAAATTCAGCGAGAATTACGAGATCGACTGCCCAAACCTGCTCATCAGGTTGCTGCCTGCTCCATCAGTGGAGTGGTCTGGGACAGTCAGGATCGTCTGCAAGGAGTCCGAGCTCGAAGCAGAGTTGATCTACTACAGGAGCAACGCTTTCCTGGGACTAGGTGGCGATCCAAGATGTGTTAAGGGTAAGATATTCAGCTCAAGATCAGGAGAGATCATCTGCGAGATTGATGGACATTGGGATCGGATCGTGTCGGCGAAGGATGCGAAGACCGGGAAGGTGTCGGTTCTGTACGATGCTGAATCCGCCATTGCTGACCTCAAGACACCTGTGGTCAGAAACCAAGAG GGCGTGTCACCTTCAGAATCTGTGGTGGTTTGGGGCGAGGTGAGCGATGCCATCCTGAAGAAAGACTGGGAGAGATCTAGTCAGGCGAAGCGACGAGTGGAGGACACGGCGAGGAGGCTAGACAGAGAGAGGAACGACAAGGGAGAGGTCTGGATTCCCAAGCATTTCTCGCTGTCTCAGGACAAGAAAGGCAGCTGGGAATGCTCGCCGCTGGAGAAATCTGTGCCTCCAGCTCCGATCATTGTCCCCTCATGA